The Flavobacterium marginilacus genome window below encodes:
- a CDS encoding CusA/CzcA family heavy metal efflux RND transporter — protein MLDKIIQFSIKNKFVILLFTLVLLAWGSYSIKQLPLDALPDITNNQVQIITTAPTLASQEVEQLITYPLEQVVKTIPKVIELRSISRFGLSVVTVVFKEDADIYWSREQIFQRIKAAEENIPKYAGSPELAPISTGLGEIFQYDVYAKKGYEDKYDAVKLRTIQDWIIIPQLQGVEGVADVGSWGGKLKQYEIAVDPNMLNSLGVTITEIFDALEKNNQNTGGAYIEKDEYAYFIRGVGMASGITDLQNVVIKNRNGAPVLVRDVATVREGIALRYGASTKDGKGEIVCGLVLMLKGENSSAVVKRVKERMEQINKSLPEGVVAEPFIDRGKLVNNAIGTVTKNLVEGALIVIFVLILFLGNLRAGLIVASVIPLSMLFAVILMNYFGVSGNLMSLGAIDFGIIVDGAVIIVEATMHHLAKIKRKNELTQEEMDSEVYLSASKIRNSAAFGEIIILIVYLPILALVGTEGKMFQPMALTVGFAIIGAFVLSLTYVPMMTSLFLSKKTEHKTNFSDRMMKWFESKYTPILNKALGMKKTVLFVSIGLFAVALFTFQNIGGEFIPTIEEGDLAFETRIMTGSSLTSMIKTTTECEKILKAKFPEIKTIVTKIGSGEIPTDPMPIENGDIIIVLKDKSEWSNYENWEEIGEAMKKEIQDNLPFVNIEVSQPIQMRFNELMTGSRSDIAIKIFGDDLEVLDTKAKEIISKIKKIEGIGDLKADKVTGLPQITVKYNYHKIALYGLNISDINQIIRSSFAGESAGRIYEESKRFDIVVRLNQDNRTDISDVSNLFIPLPNGQQIPLSQVATISYEQGPVQVAREDGKRRITVGLNVRGRDIKSVVEEIQEKLENNFKLPVGYYVTYGGQFENLIEANKRLSVALPIALGLIMVLLYFTFNSIKQSLLIFTAIPLSAIGGVFALWLRGMPFSISAGIGFIALFGIAVLNGIVLISYFNQLKSEGITDPLQRVLIGTKTRLRPVLMTAAVASLGFMPMALSNSGGAEVQKPLATVVIGGLISAALLTLIVLPILYLLFERGIKRKNKMKTPIITVIILLISAFSFAQNTQTVTLEQAVSLAKNNNATLKIADKEIEKQNALKKTAFQPDPLQIQYQGGQFNSAAYDHNVSVQQYFPIGKITKANRQLQEELAKLAEKNKAISEYEIEKAVTLAYYQYLYGIELQKLNNELNTIYTKFLKNAELRFKTGESGNIEVISAKAKVKEIETIKAQIEYDLVIYQKQLQYFVQSENVVIPDAASSLQYKKAIKTEASAAENLVDDYYSQQILVSQKETDVFKAQKMPKLGLGYFAQTIDTKSLFQGFTAGLQIPLFGGVNSARAKASEISVLQSQMELDRNKAALKLKKEELQNEFDKQQKTLQYYQKEGLEYADQIINTAQKSYANGDMSYWSYISFLNQAIDIKKQNAEAVNLYNQSAIELQFPSIPNN, from the coding sequence ATGTTAGACAAGATTATACAATTTAGCATAAAGAACAAGTTTGTTATACTGCTCTTTACCCTCGTGCTTTTGGCATGGGGCAGTTATTCCATCAAGCAGTTACCGCTTGATGCTTTACCTGATATTACCAATAATCAGGTGCAGATTATTACCACGGCACCTACACTTGCCAGTCAGGAAGTGGAACAGTTAATTACCTATCCGTTGGAACAGGTCGTAAAAACCATTCCGAAAGTAATAGAACTGCGGAGTATTTCGCGCTTTGGGCTTTCGGTTGTAACAGTTGTTTTCAAAGAAGACGCAGACATTTATTGGTCAAGAGAGCAGATTTTTCAAAGAATAAAAGCGGCGGAGGAAAATATTCCAAAGTATGCTGGTTCACCGGAATTAGCACCAATATCTACAGGACTTGGCGAGATATTTCAATATGATGTCTATGCCAAAAAGGGTTATGAAGACAAGTACGATGCCGTAAAACTCCGAACCATTCAGGACTGGATTATCATTCCACAGTTACAGGGTGTTGAAGGTGTCGCCGATGTAGGAAGCTGGGGCGGAAAACTAAAACAATACGAAATAGCCGTTGACCCTAACATGCTCAACAGTCTGGGAGTAACTATTACAGAGATTTTTGATGCTTTAGAAAAAAACAATCAAAATACGGGCGGGGCTTATATCGAAAAAGATGAGTACGCCTATTTCATTCGCGGAGTCGGAATGGCATCAGGAATCACCGATCTGCAGAATGTGGTAATCAAAAACAGAAACGGCGCGCCGGTGTTGGTTCGTGATGTGGCCACTGTGCGCGAAGGAATTGCACTGCGTTACGGAGCATCGACAAAAGATGGTAAAGGCGAAATTGTCTGCGGATTGGTATTAATGCTGAAAGGCGAAAACTCCAGTGCTGTTGTTAAAAGAGTTAAAGAAAGAATGGAGCAGATCAACAAATCCTTACCCGAAGGAGTTGTTGCCGAGCCATTCATTGACAGAGGAAAACTAGTCAATAACGCCATCGGGACGGTGACCAAAAACTTAGTTGAAGGAGCTTTAATCGTAATCTTCGTTCTGATATTATTTCTCGGAAATCTTCGGGCCGGATTGATCGTTGCTTCGGTAATTCCGCTGTCGATGCTTTTTGCTGTTATCCTTATGAATTATTTTGGCGTAAGCGGGAATCTAATGAGTTTAGGAGCGATTGATTTCGGAATCATAGTCGATGGTGCCGTAATTATTGTAGAAGCTACAATGCATCATTTGGCAAAAATCAAGAGAAAGAACGAACTGACTCAGGAAGAAATGGACAGCGAAGTCTATTTATCAGCTTCCAAAATCAGGAACAGTGCGGCCTTTGGAGAAATCATTATCTTGATTGTATATCTGCCAATTTTGGCACTGGTGGGAACAGAAGGGAAAATGTTTCAGCCAATGGCTCTGACCGTTGGATTTGCCATTATTGGAGCTTTCGTTTTGTCATTGACTTATGTGCCAATGATGACTTCTTTGTTTTTATCCAAAAAAACAGAACACAAAACCAATTTCAGTGACCGAATGATGAAGTGGTTCGAAAGTAAGTATACCCCGATTCTGAATAAAGCGTTGGGAATGAAAAAAACGGTTCTATTTGTTTCAATAGGTTTGTTCGCTGTCGCCTTATTTACTTTCCAGAATATTGGAGGCGAATTTATACCGACGATTGAAGAAGGTGATCTGGCTTTTGAAACCAGAATAATGACCGGAAGTTCGTTAACGTCAATGATAAAAACGACGACCGAATGTGAAAAAATATTAAAGGCAAAATTCCCGGAAATAAAAACTATTGTGACAAAAATAGGAAGCGGTGAAATCCCAACCGATCCTATGCCTATTGAAAATGGGGATATTATTATTGTTCTAAAAGACAAAAGCGAATGGAGCAATTATGAAAACTGGGAAGAAATTGGAGAAGCAATGAAAAAGGAGATTCAGGATAATTTACCTTTTGTCAATATTGAAGTTTCCCAGCCTATCCAGATGCGTTTCAATGAACTGATGACGGGAAGCCGAAGCGATATTGCGATTAAAATCTTCGGAGACGATCTGGAAGTTTTAGACACCAAAGCCAAAGAAATAATTTCAAAAATAAAAAAAATTGAAGGTATCGGTGATTTAAAAGCGGACAAAGTAACCGGTTTACCGCAAATAACTGTCAAATACAATTATCATAAAATCGCTTTGTACGGATTGAACATCAGTGATATCAATCAGATTATCCGCTCGTCATTTGCAGGAGAAAGTGCCGGCAGGATATATGAAGAAAGCAAACGTTTTGACATTGTAGTCCGGCTGAATCAGGACAATCGTACGGATATTTCGGATGTTAGTAACTTGTTTATTCCATTGCCAAACGGACAGCAGATTCCGCTTTCACAGGTGGCGACAATCAGTTACGAGCAGGGTCCGGTTCAGGTAGCCCGTGAAGACGGAAAACGACGAATCACCGTCGGCTTAAACGTTCGCGGACGCGATATCAAAAGTGTTGTAGAAGAAATTCAGGAGAAACTAGAAAACAACTTTAAGCTTCCTGTCGGTTATTATGTGACGTATGGCGGGCAGTTTGAAAATCTTATCGAGGCCAATAAAAGGCTTTCGGTAGCACTTCCTATCGCATTAGGATTAATTATGGTTTTGCTGTATTTCACTTTTAACAGTATCAAGCAGTCCTTATTGATTTTTACGGCCATTCCGCTTTCGGCTATTGGTGGTGTCTTTGCGCTTTGGTTACGTGGAATGCCGTTTAGTATTTCGGCAGGAATTGGTTTTATTGCGTTGTTTGGTATTGCAGTTTTAAACGGAATCGTACTGATTTCTTATTTCAATCAGCTTAAATCGGAAGGTATTACCGATCCGCTGCAGCGCGTTTTAATCGGAACCAAAACGCGATTGCGTCCCGTTTTAATGACGGCAGCCGTGGCTTCTTTAGGATTTATGCCAATGGCGTTATCCAACAGCGGCGGTGCCGAAGTACAAAAACCTCTGGCAACCGTGGTTATCGGCGGACTGATTTCAGCAGCATTGCTTACGCTGATTGTATTACCGATACTTTATCTTTTATTTGAACGTGGAATTAAAAGAAAAAACAAAATGAAAACTCCAATAATTACAGTAATTATTTTATTGATAAGCGCTTTTTCTTTTGCCCAAAATACCCAGACGGTAACTTTGGAGCAGGCAGTTTCATTGGCAAAAAACAATAATGCCACTTTGAAAATAGCTGATAAGGAAATCGAAAAGCAGAACGCTTTGAAGAAAACCGCTTTTCAGCCGGATCCTCTGCAGATTCAGTATCAGGGAGGGCAGTTCAACAGTGCTGCTTATGATCATAATGTATCGGTACAGCAGTATTTCCCTATTGGAAAAATAACGAAAGCCAACAGACAGCTGCAGGAAGAACTCGCAAAATTGGCCGAAAAAAATAAAGCGATATCCGAATATGAAATTGAAAAAGCGGTGACTCTGGCCTATTATCAATATTTATACGGCATTGAACTGCAAAAACTGAACAACGAACTGAATACGATTTATACCAAATTTCTTAAGAATGCAGAACTGCGTTTCAAGACTGGGGAAAGCGGTAATATCGAAGTCATCAGTGCCAAAGCCAAAGTGAAGGAAATCGAAACTATCAAAGCACAGATTGAGTATGATTTGGTTATTTACCAAAAGCAATTGCAGTATTTTGTGCAGAGTGAAAATGTTGTTATTCCCGACGCAGCTTCTTCATTACAGTACAAAAAGGCAATAAAAACAGAAGCTTCTGCAGCAGAAAATCTAGTAGACGATTATTATTCGCAGCAGATTTTGGTCAGCCAAAAAGAAACAGATGTTTTTAAGGCACAGAAAATGCCTAAACTTGGATTGGGTTATTTTGCTCAAACTATTGATACCAAATCATTGTTTCAGGGATTTACGGCGGGTTTGCAGATTCCGCTTTTTGGAGGTGTAAATTCGGCCAGAGCCAAAGCATCTGAAATCAGTGTTTTGCAGTCACAAATGGAACTCGATCGAAATAAAGCAGCGCTAAAACTGAAAAAAGAAGAACTGCAGAATGAGTTTGACAAACAGCAAAAGACACTGCAGTATTATCAAAAAGAAGGTTTGGAATACGCAGACCAGATTATCAATACAGCGCAAAAAAGCTATGCTAATGGCGATATGAGTTATTGGTCGTACATCAGTTTTCTGAATCAGGCGATTGACATCAAAAAGCAAAATGCCGAAGCGGTTAATTTGTACAATCAAAGTGCTATCGAACTGCAATTCCCATCCATTCCTAACAATTAA
- a CDS encoding efflux RND transporter periplasmic adaptor subunit, protein MKNIIINKIFLLSISFFLLVSCGQKKTEEEHEEEQSETEVALTKKQVETIGIETGSLEMKNLNTVIKANGYTAVPPQNRADVSTLIGGVVKDIFVLEGTYVTKGKTLATLQNLEVSGMQEEYQSAAANIEYLEQEFIRQKTLSEENVNPRKTFQEVKSKLASEKAKAQAAKNKLQALNVNPKGSTSLVPIVAPISGYVGKISITKGAFADTGITLFEVVDNSQMHLDLNVFEKDLGKISIGQEVDFILTNQSNKSIKGKIFGINKSFSNESKTVDVHAKINPGNTKDLIPGMYVAANINISNQTVPALPKDAVVKNGDKYFIYIQEDQHEEVSKKEGNRKEEAHNEIHFKAVEVAVGTTDLGYTEVKLIEEISSDAKIVVKGAYYLLAQSKGSGEHAD, encoded by the coding sequence ATGAAAAATATAATAATCAATAAAATATTTCTGCTCTCCATTTCTTTTTTTCTTCTGGTTTCCTGCGGTCAAAAGAAAACAGAAGAAGAACATGAAGAAGAACAATCCGAAACGGAAGTTGCATTAACCAAAAAACAAGTCGAAACCATCGGGATTGAAACAGGCAGTCTTGAAATGAAAAATCTCAATACCGTCATCAAAGCCAATGGTTATACGGCCGTTCCGCCACAAAACCGAGCAGATGTTTCGACACTGATTGGCGGTGTGGTAAAAGATATTTTTGTTTTGGAAGGAACCTATGTCACCAAAGGTAAAACACTGGCAACCCTTCAAAATCTGGAAGTTTCCGGAATGCAGGAAGAATATCAGTCGGCAGCAGCAAATATTGAATACTTGGAGCAGGAATTCATACGTCAAAAAACACTGAGCGAAGAAAATGTCAATCCGCGAAAAACGTTTCAGGAAGTAAAATCAAAACTTGCTTCTGAAAAAGCCAAAGCACAGGCGGCCAAAAATAAACTGCAGGCACTGAATGTAAATCCGAAAGGCAGTACGTCTTTGGTTCCAATTGTCGCTCCAATCAGCGGTTATGTGGGTAAAATCAGCATCACCAAAGGCGCATTTGCAGACACTGGGATCACGCTTTTTGAAGTGGTCGACAACAGCCAGATGCACCTTGATCTGAATGTATTTGAAAAGGATTTGGGCAAAATCTCCATCGGTCAGGAAGTCGATTTTATATTGACGAATCAATCGAATAAATCCATCAAAGGAAAAATATTTGGCATCAATAAATCATTTTCCAATGAAAGTAAGACAGTTGATGTACACGCTAAAATCAATCCGGGTAATACTAAAGATTTGATTCCTGGAATGTATGTGGCAGCGAACATCAATATTTCGAACCAGACTGTTCCTGCACTGCCTAAAGATGCAGTTGTAAAAAACGGAGATAAGTATTTCATCTACATTCAGGAAGACCAGCACGAAGAAGTTTCTAAAAAGGAAGGTAATCGCAAAGAAGAAGCTCATAATGAAATTCATTTCAAAGCAGTTGAAGTTGCTGTAGGAACAACCGATTTGGGCTATACCGAAGTAAAACTGATTGAAGAAATTTCATCTGATGCTAAAATCGTAGTTAAAGGTGCTTATTATTTATTGGCACAATCAAAAGGCAGCGGCGAACACGCAGATTAA
- a CDS encoding helix-turn-helix domain-containing protein: MKDNKTRIVSEFNNQLKLKGFKAFQIEDDSEATRNYSRKDFFKICLTTGKSKIHYSDKTFEQDGTILFFGNPHIPYSWETLTTEYIGYTCLFSEDFLKQIDRSESLHQSAFFKIDGTPVLKISEEQRLFLNTIFQKMIDEQKSSYVFKDELIRSYISLIIHEALKLQPSENYNQNKNASSRITAVFLELLERQFPVETSENPLQLKTAQDYAQNLNVHVNYLNRVVKEVTGKSTTTHITERIVAEAKALLQHTDWNIAEIAYALGFEYPTYFNNFFKKITGTNPKSIREVMV, translated from the coding sequence ATGAAAGACAATAAAACACGAATAGTTTCCGAGTTTAACAATCAGTTAAAACTGAAAGGTTTTAAAGCATTTCAGATTGAAGATGACAGCGAAGCCACACGAAACTACAGCAGAAAAGACTTCTTTAAAATATGCCTGACAACCGGCAAAAGCAAAATTCATTATTCAGATAAAACTTTTGAACAAGACGGGACTATTTTATTCTTTGGAAATCCGCATATTCCCTATTCGTGGGAAACGCTGACTACCGAATATATTGGTTATACCTGTCTGTTTTCAGAGGATTTTTTAAAACAGATTGACCGCTCGGAAAGTCTGCACCAATCCGCATTTTTTAAAATTGACGGAACGCCGGTATTAAAAATTTCCGAAGAGCAGCGTTTGTTTCTCAATACTATTTTTCAAAAAATGATCGATGAACAAAAAAGCAGCTATGTTTTTAAGGATGAACTCATTCGCAGCTACATCAGCTTGATCATACACGAAGCTTTAAAGTTACAGCCTTCGGAAAATTACAATCAAAATAAAAATGCATCTTCCAGAATAACAGCTGTTTTCCTCGAATTGTTAGAGAGACAATTTCCTGTCGAAACCAGCGAAAATCCGTTGCAGCTAAAAACCGCGCAGGACTATGCACAAAATCTGAATGTGCATGTCAATTATCTGAATCGTGTGGTCAAAGAAGTTACCGGAAAGTCCACTACGACCCATATCACCGAAAGAATTGTGGCAGAAGCAAAAGCTCTGTTACAGCATACCGATTGGAATATCGCAGAGATAGCCTACGCCCTAGGCTTTGAATATCCTACTTACTTCAATAATTTCTTCAAAAAAATAACGGGTACAAATCCAAAATCAATTCGCGAAGTGATGGTTTGA
- a CDS encoding (R)-mandelonitrile lyase, with translation MKTDNNESIFPKGEKLPGDWFSGNAFLSPLISKDKNNNFSAGAVTFEPNARTVWHTHPKGQVLLVIEGTGLYQEKGKSAQFIKKGDVINIPENTEHWHGATAATKMVHIAITNFKDEKQVTWLQPVSDDDFAEANTAASEK, from the coding sequence ATGAAAACAGATAATAACGAATCCATTTTTCCAAAAGGAGAAAAATTACCCGGTGATTGGTTCTCCGGAAATGCCTTTTTATCGCCATTGATAAGTAAGGACAAAAACAACAATTTTTCTGCCGGAGCAGTAACTTTTGAACCTAACGCAAGAACAGTCTGGCATACGCACCCAAAAGGTCAGGTATTGCTCGTCATTGAAGGCACTGGATTGTATCAGGAAAAAGGAAAATCGGCGCAATTTATCAAAAAAGGCGATGTCATAAACATTCCCGAAAACACCGAACATTGGCACGGAGCAACAGCAGCGACTAAAATGGTTCACATCGCCATCACCAATTTTAAAGATGAAAAGCAAGTAACCTGGCTTCAGCCCGTATCAGATGATGATTTTGCAGAAGCAAACACAGCGGCATCTGAAAAATAA
- a CDS encoding alpha/beta hydrolase yields the protein MKKIFLMAMMFLIIGQSFAQNKKTKTNSKKMNTTEHYTFQLSEKVTRTAVTFKTRYGITLSGDLYLPKNSENIQLPALAISGPFGAVKEQSSGLYANQMAERGFAVVTFDPSYTGESGGEPRNIASPDINTEDFSAAVDFLGLQKNVDRNKIGIIGICGFGGFALNAAIVDKRVKAVATTSMYDMSRVLAKGYYDKMTAEERTKAFEKMSFQRWTDAENGTPAFPAVHLPAKLNGDEPQFIKEYFDYYKTSRGYHERSLNSNKGWTITNALSFMNMPLLTYIKEISPRPMLLIAGENAHSRYFSEDVYKMASEPKELMIIPNAVHVDLYDKADIIPFDKLDTFFKTNLK from the coding sequence ATGAAAAAGATATTTCTAATGGCAATGATGTTCTTGATAATCGGACAATCTTTTGCACAAAATAAAAAAACGAAAACAAATTCAAAAAAAATGAACACAACAGAACATTATACTTTTCAGTTAAGCGAAAAAGTAACAAGAACAGCAGTAACGTTTAAAACTCGTTACGGTATTACACTTTCAGGCGATTTATATCTGCCTAAAAACTCTGAAAACATACAGTTGCCAGCATTGGCAATAAGTGGTCCTTTTGGCGCGGTAAAAGAGCAGTCATCAGGTTTATATGCAAATCAAATGGCGGAAAGAGGTTTTGCAGTTGTAACATTTGATCCTTCCTATACGGGCGAAAGCGGAGGCGAGCCACGTAATATCGCATCACCAGACATCAACACCGAAGATTTTAGCGCTGCTGTCGATTTTCTGGGACTCCAAAAAAATGTAGACAGAAATAAAATTGGCATCATCGGAATTTGCGGTTTTGGCGGTTTTGCGTTAAATGCTGCAATTGTTGACAAGCGTGTCAAAGCAGTTGCCACTACCAGTATGTATGATATGTCGAGAGTGCTTGCCAAAGGCTATTACGATAAAATGACCGCAGAAGAACGTACAAAAGCATTTGAAAAAATGAGTTTTCAGCGCTGGACCGATGCCGAAAATGGTACGCCGGCTTTTCCTGCAGTACATCTGCCAGCAAAATTAAACGGTGATGAACCACAATTTATAAAAGAGTATTTCGACTATTACAAAACATCAAGAGGCTACCACGAACGTTCATTAAACTCCAACAAAGGCTGGACAATTACCAATGCTCTGTCTTTTATGAATATGCCGCTGCTGACATACATCAAAGAAATTTCTCCGCGTCCGATGCTTTTAATTGCGGGTGAAAATGCACACTCCCGTTATTTCAGTGAAGATGTCTATAAAATGGCATCCGAACCCAAGGAACTAATGATAATTCCTAATGCAGTTCACGTAGATTTGTATGATAAAGCGGATATTATTCCATTTGATAAATTAGACACTTTCTTTAAAACAAATCTGAAGTGA
- a CDS encoding YceI family protein, producing MKNLKTIALAFVVALSTVAVTAQTKKIDAAKSNINWVGKKVTGQHSGTVGFKSGALVFKKNVLSGGSFTVDMTSLTATDLTGEYQGKLNGHLKADDFFGTDKFPTSTLVFKTIAPKGKDVYTVNADLTIKGITKPVTFDITVKGNTATTAFNVDRTKYDIKYNSKSFFESIGDKAIYDEFELTVNLNF from the coding sequence ATGAAAAATTTAAAAACTATCGCCTTAGCATTCGTAGTAGCATTATCTACTGTAGCAGTAACTGCACAAACTAAAAAAATTGATGCAGCAAAAAGTAACATCAACTGGGTTGGAAAAAAAGTAACAGGTCAGCACTCAGGAACTGTAGGATTCAAAAGCGGTGCTCTAGTATTCAAGAAAAATGTATTATCAGGAGGATCTTTCACAGTTGACATGACTTCATTGACAGCTACAGATCTTACAGGTGAATACCAAGGAAAATTAAACGGTCACTTAAAAGCTGATGACTTTTTTGGAACTGATAAATTCCCAACTTCAACTTTAGTTTTCAAAACTATCGCTCCAAAAGGAAAAGATGTTTACACTGTAAATGCTGATTTAACAATAAAAGGAATCACTAAACCAGTTACTTTTGACATCACTGTAAAAGGAAACACTGCAACTACTGCTTTCAATGTAGACCGTACTAAATATGACATTAAATACAATTCTAAATCATTCTTCGAAAGCATTGGAGACAAAGCTATCTATGATGAATTTGAATTAACAGTAAACTTGAACTTTTAA
- a CDS encoding NAD(P)H-dependent oxidoreductase — translation MSNFLNNQNWRYATKKFDATKKVSAEDLNTLKEAIRLSSSSYGLQPYKVIIVENPELRAQLQPAAWGQTQIVDASHLFIFANDTNIGDEAIDEFLNAISVERETPLEALAGYGEFMKSKISTLEPSLKNIWTSKQTYLALGNLLNAAAELKIDVTPMEGFVPAQVNEILGLDKLNLNASLIATIGYRHEEDATQFYKKVRKSQEELFITL, via the coding sequence ATGAGCAATTTTTTGAATAATCAGAATTGGAGATACGCAACAAAGAAATTTGATGCAACAAAAAAAGTATCAGCAGAGGATTTAAACACATTAAAAGAAGCAATTCGATTGAGTTCTTCTTCATACGGATTACAGCCTTATAAAGTAATCATCGTAGAAAATCCTGAATTAAGAGCGCAGCTCCAGCCAGCAGCTTGGGGACAGACACAAATAGTAGATGCTTCACATTTATTCATTTTTGCAAATGACACAAACATTGGTGATGAAGCAATTGATGAGTTTTTGAATGCCATCAGTGTTGAAAGAGAGACTCCTCTTGAAGCATTGGCTGGATATGGGGAATTTATGAAATCTAAAATTTCTACTTTGGAACCATCACTTAAAAACATCTGGACATCAAAACAAACGTATTTAGCATTAGGCAACTTACTAAACGCTGCTGCCGAGCTAAAAATTGACGTAACTCCAATGGAAGGTTTTGTACCTGCACAGGTAAACGAAATATTAGGCTTAGACAAACTAAATTTAAATGCTTCGCTTATCGCAACTATTGGCTACCGTCATGAGGAAGACGCTACTCAATTCTACAAAAAAGTTAGAAAATCACAAGAAGAATTATTTATCACTTTATAA
- a CDS encoding MarR family winged helix-turn-helix transcriptional regulator, whose amino-acid sequence MKIEDELKSTVEYSKAKQIVLNIMYTVNVITERFNDIIKPYDISGEQFNVLRILRGQKGCPANMCIIQERMLAKTSNTTRLVDKLLLKDLVTRNVCPDNRRKIEVLITQKGLDLLAELDPKVQEHEEFFAKNLNTEELEQLNSLLEKYRTK is encoded by the coding sequence ATGAAGATTGAAGATGAATTAAAAAGCACGGTTGAATACAGTAAAGCAAAACAAATTGTTTTGAATATAATGTATACTGTAAACGTAATTACAGAACGCTTTAATGATATCATAAAACCTTATGACATATCAGGAGAACAATTCAATGTATTACGAATATTAAGAGGGCAAAAAGGATGCCCTGCCAATATGTGCATTATACAGGAACGAATGCTCGCCAAAACAAGCAATACAACGAGATTAGTAGATAAATTATTATTGAAAGATTTGGTTACCCGCAACGTATGCCCAGATAACCGAAGAAAAATTGAAGTTCTGATTACTCAAAAAGGTCTTGATTTATTGGCCGAATTAGATCCAAAAGTACAGGAACACGAAGAGTTTTTTGCTAAAAATTTAAACACAGAAGAATTAGAACAGCTGAACAGCTTACTAGAAAAATACCGAACTAAATAA
- a CDS encoding IS982 family transposase has protein sequence MICFDKITDIFSIVDEFCKDFDKTTQSFLLGKPSKRPSIMSKSEVITIYLLFHLSGFRCFKHYYIFYVQKHMQNEFPNTVSYNRFLELMQSVLLPMTIFAKTCCLGNCTGISFVDSTPIRVCKNKRISRNKVFKGIATTGKSTMGWFHGFKLHIIINDKGELLSFAVTQANVDDREPLKNEGFLNAIFGKLFGDKGYISEKLSQLLFVDGIQLITSIRNNMKNSLMEMSDKILLRKRSIIETVNDELKNICQVEHSRHRSFTNFLSNLIAGIIAYNFLPKKPSLKYETIKTNQLAVFY, from the coding sequence ATGATTTGTTTTGATAAAATTACAGATATTTTTTCTATTGTTGATGAATTTTGCAAAGATTTTGATAAAACCACACAGTCTTTTCTGCTAGGAAAACCTTCCAAACGTCCTTCGATTATGTCAAAATCAGAAGTAATTACAATTTATTTACTTTTTCATTTGAGTGGTTTTCGCTGTTTCAAGCATTATTACATTTTTTATGTCCAAAAGCATATGCAAAATGAATTTCCTAATACAGTTTCTTATAATCGCTTTTTAGAACTAATGCAAAGTGTTCTTTTGCCAATGACAATTTTTGCCAAAACCTGTTGCTTAGGCAATTGCACAGGCATTTCGTTTGTAGACTCAACACCAATTAGAGTTTGTAAAAACAAACGAATCAGTAGAAACAAAGTTTTTAAAGGTATTGCCACTACAGGGAAATCTACAATGGGCTGGTTTCATGGGTTTAAACTCCACATCATCATTAATGACAAAGGAGAATTGTTAAGTTTTGCTGTAACTCAAGCCAACGTAGATGATAGAGAGCCACTGAAAAATGAGGGCTTTTTGAATGCTATTTTCGGAAAACTATTTGGTGATAAAGGATATATAAGCGAGAAACTCTCTCAATTATTATTTGTTGATGGAATCCAATTAATTACAAGTATTCGAAATAATATGAAAAATAGTTTGATGGAAATGAGTGATAAAATTTTACTCCGTAAACGTTCAATAATAGAAACGGTTAACGATGAACTTAAAAATATTTGCCAAGTTGAACATTCTAGACATCGTTCATTTACCAACTTTTTGTCAAATCTTATCGCTGGAATAATTGCTTATAATTTTCTGCCTAAAAAACCTTCTTTGAAATACGAAACGATTAAAACTAACCAATTGGCTGTATTTTATTAA